A single Candidatus Thalassolituus haligoni DNA region contains:
- a CDS encoding GNAT family N-acetyltransferase, with protein sequence MTQPNDPTHDVRLLMRSLRQKDYADIKSIMDKVYPGLGGGWPLKNYQSMLNRFPEGQICIEDGGRVVAAAFAVIVDYANFGDDHTYEEITGNETLASHDPDGDVLYGVDVFVDPDYRNLRLGRRLYEARKELCQNLNLRAIFAGGRIPGYQDHSREMTPQQYIQAVKRKELYDPILTFQLANDFDVKRVIKGYLPDDKESHGYATLLEWSNIYYEAREAKLFGAQKTSARIGCVQWQMREMHSVQEVLQQVEYFIDALADYRCDVALFPEFFNAPLMGMAPDKNYVESIRYLASFSEQIKDEISRLAVSYNINVVAGSMPVIENDELYNVAYLMRRDGSVEEQKKIHITPHEKRDWIMQGGNQLQLFQTDFGKVGILICYDVEFPELARILSEQEMQILLVPFWTDTKNGYLRVRRCAQARAIENECYVAIAGSIGNLPQVDSLDIQYAQTAVFSPSDFSFPHDAIMAETTPNTEMTLIVDVDLAKLQEVKNEGSVTNFLDRRRDLYRVEWIGSETR encoded by the coding sequence ATGACCCAGCCTAATGATCCAACCCATGATGTTCGCTTGCTGATGCGCAGTCTGCGCCAAAAAGATTACGCCGACATCAAGTCGATTATGGATAAGGTGTATCCCGGTCTGGGCGGTGGCTGGCCGTTAAAAAACTATCAGTCAATGCTCAACCGTTTCCCGGAAGGGCAAATTTGTATTGAAGACGGTGGCCGTGTTGTGGCGGCTGCATTTGCCGTCATTGTGGACTACGCCAATTTTGGTGACGACCACACCTACGAAGAAATCACTGGTAATGAAACGTTGGCATCACATGATCCAGATGGTGATGTGTTATACGGTGTTGACGTCTTTGTTGACCCGGATTACCGCAACCTGCGTCTCGGACGTCGGCTGTACGAAGCGCGCAAGGAGCTGTGTCAGAACCTCAATTTACGCGCCATATTTGCCGGCGGCCGGATTCCTGGTTACCAGGATCATTCACGCGAGATGACGCCCCAACAATATATCCAGGCGGTGAAACGTAAGGAGCTTTACGATCCGATTCTGACATTCCAGTTGGCCAACGATTTTGATGTTAAACGAGTGATCAAGGGCTATTTACCCGACGACAAGGAATCTCATGGCTATGCGACCCTGCTGGAATGGTCGAATATCTATTATGAAGCGCGCGAAGCCAAACTGTTTGGTGCCCAGAAAACCTCGGCCCGGATTGGCTGTGTGCAGTGGCAAATGCGAGAAATGCACAGCGTTCAGGAAGTCCTGCAACAGGTTGAGTATTTTATTGATGCCCTGGCTGACTATCGTTGTGATGTGGCGTTGTTTCCGGAATTTTTTAATGCCCCGCTGATGGGGATGGCACCGGATAAAAATTACGTTGAGTCAATCCGCTACCTGGCCAGTTTCAGTGAACAAATCAAGGACGAAATATCCCGCCTGGCGGTGTCGTACAATATCAACGTTGTTGCCGGTTCCATGCCGGTGATCGAAAATGATGAGTTGTATAACGTAGCCTATCTGATGCGCCGCGATGGCTCGGTGGAAGAACAGAAAAAAATCCATATTACCCCGCACGAAAAACGCGACTGGATCATGCAGGGCGGCAATCAACTGCAATTGTTCCAGACTGACTTTGGCAAGGTCGGTATTCTGATCTGTTATGACGTCGAATTCCCCGAGCTGGCACGTATCCTCAGTGAACAGGAAATGCAGATTTTGCTGGTGCCATTCTGGACCGATACCAAAAATGGCTATTTGCGTGTCCGCCGTTGTGCCCAGGCGCGGGCCATTGAAAATGAATGTTATGTGGCGATCGCTGGCAGTATTGGTAACTTGCCACAAGTGGATAGCCTGGATATACAGTATGCCCAGACGGCGGTGTTTTCACCCTCCGACTTCTCTTTTCCACACGATGCCATCATGGCGGAAACCACCCCCAATACTGAAATGACACTGATTGTGGATGTTGATCTGGCCAAACTTCAGGAAGTCAAAAATGAAGGGTCGGTGACCAATTTTCTCGATCGGCGCCGCGATTTATACCGGGTTGAGTGGATCGGTTCCGAGACTCGTTGA
- a CDS encoding GntR family transcriptional regulator produces the protein MTQRIQSQKISAIIAGQLESMIIEGSLEPGQKMPTERELAARFDVSRPSIREALNQLETKGLVSRRQGGGTYVATALGHSLADPLLELFQSHPEFNYDLLEYRHALEEVAAHYAALRATPEDHAIIERRYQEWLDGHQARLGAKAEAELDWRFHLSIAEASHNAVLLHSMRALLSLFKQTIATNLTYLYTEEGRRDTIRLQHEALKNAVIQRNEDDARQAVNNHLAFVEETLQQSSRFESHAQRALRRFSMIR, from the coding sequence ATGACCCAACGCATCCAGAGTCAGAAAATCTCCGCTATTATTGCTGGCCAGCTGGAAAGCATGATTATTGAAGGCAGTCTGGAACCAGGGCAGAAAATGCCGACCGAACGTGAATTGGCTGCTCGCTTTGACGTCTCTCGCCCTTCCATTCGCGAGGCGCTGAATCAGCTGGAGACCAAGGGACTGGTCAGCCGTCGGCAGGGCGGTGGTACCTATGTTGCCACCGCCCTTGGCCATTCTCTGGCCGATCCACTGCTGGAATTGTTTCAGAGTCACCCGGAGTTTAATTACGATTTGCTGGAATACCGCCATGCGCTGGAGGAAGTCGCCGCTCACTATGCGGCCCTGCGGGCGACGCCGGAAGACCATGCCATTATTGAACGTCGTTACCAGGAATGGCTCGACGGGCATCAGGCCCGACTCGGCGCCAAAGCAGAAGCCGAGCTGGACTGGCGCTTCCATTTATCCATCGCCGAGGCATCACACAATGCCGTCCTGTTGCATTCCATGCGGGCATTACTCAGCCTGTTCAAACAGACCATTGCCACCAACCTGACCTACCTCTACACCGAGGAAGGACGTCGGGATACCATCCGCCTGCAGCATGAAGCCCTGAAAAATGCGGTGATCCAGCGTAATGAAGACGACGCCCGACAGGCCGTCAATAACCATTTGGCCTTTGTTGAAGAAACGCTGCAGCAGAGCAGTCGCTTTGAAAGTCATGCCCAGCGCGCGCTGCGACGTTTCTCGATGATTCGCTAG
- the aceF gene encoding pyruvate dehydrogenase complex dihydrolipoyllysine-residue acetyltransferase produces MSKMTVEVPDIGGAENVDVIEVSVAVGDMVEVDQDLIVLETDKASMEVPSPAAGKVIELLISVGDKINEGAPILVLETAAGETAVVATPVEAPAPAPTAAPAPVVAPAATASGGSKQIELIIPDLGGADEVTLIELCVEPGTTVAAEDSLLVLETDKASMDVPAPEAGKIIEFKVAVDSKVKEGDVYAIMEVAGAADVAVSVVEPAAAPVAAASAAVATPAAAPAAEMELALPDLGGADGVTVIELCVAPGTAVKAEDSLIVLETDKASMDVPAPEDGILVGFKVKEGDTVSEGDLYAIFKPASAAVAAPAAVAAPVAPVAAAPVAAPAPAQAPVAKAGTLAETEAKPTDVYAGPSSRRLARQLGVNLGKVKGSGIRGRITKDDIRNYVKEALKRAEQVPVAKAAVTGGTGIPPIPAVDFSQFGEIEMVKMSKIKKVTAVNMSRSWLNVPHVTQFDEADITDLEEFRKSMKAESEKAGVKLTPMPFLIKAAAMALRAEPSFNVSLHHDGEHMVHKNYVHIGIACDTPNGLMVPVLRDADKKGIYQIAKETNDLIKAARDGKLKPRDMQGGCFTISSLGAIGGTGFTPIVNAPEVAILGVSKAQMKPVWNGKEFVPRNLLPLAVSYDHRAINGADCGRFFTTLVAMIADIRRVLL; encoded by the coding sequence ATGAGCAAAATGACTGTAGAAGTGCCCGATATTGGTGGTGCGGAAAACGTTGATGTAATTGAAGTCTCGGTTGCTGTTGGCGACATGGTGGAAGTCGATCAGGATCTGATTGTGCTGGAAACCGACAAGGCCTCGATGGAAGTACCTTCTCCGGCGGCTGGCAAGGTGATTGAATTGCTGATCAGCGTTGGTGACAAGATCAACGAAGGCGCGCCGATTCTGGTATTGGAAACCGCTGCGGGTGAAACCGCAGTGGTTGCGACACCGGTTGAAGCGCCTGCGCCTGCACCAACTGCTGCGCCAGCTCCTGTAGTAGCTCCTGCAGCTACTGCCAGTGGTGGCAGCAAACAGATAGAACTGATCATTCCAGACCTGGGTGGTGCCGACGAAGTTACCCTGATCGAACTGTGTGTCGAGCCTGGTACTACAGTTGCCGCAGAGGACTCACTGCTGGTACTTGAAACTGACAAGGCATCGATGGATGTTCCTGCCCCTGAAGCCGGTAAAATTATCGAGTTCAAGGTTGCGGTTGACAGTAAAGTCAAAGAAGGAGATGTCTACGCCATCATGGAAGTTGCTGGTGCAGCTGACGTTGCGGTATCGGTTGTAGAGCCAGCAGCAGCCCCTGTTGCTGCAGCTTCGGCGGCTGTTGCTACGCCTGCCGCAGCGCCTGCTGCCGAAATGGAACTGGCCTTGCCGGATCTGGGCGGTGCTGATGGTGTGACCGTGATTGAATTGTGTGTGGCTCCGGGCACCGCAGTAAAAGCAGAAGATTCACTGATTGTACTGGAAACCGACAAGGCGTCCATGGATGTCCCGGCACCGGAAGACGGTATTCTGGTGGGCTTCAAGGTGAAAGAAGGCGATACCGTCAGCGAAGGTGATCTGTACGCCATCTTCAAACCTGCAAGCGCAGCAGTAGCAGCGCCTGCGGCTGTTGCGGCTCCGGTAGCGCCTGTTGCGGCGGCTCCTGTTGCGGCTCCAGCCCCAGCCCAGGCACCTGTTGCAAAGGCCGGTACTTTGGCCGAAACAGAAGCCAAGCCTACCGACGTATACGCGGGTCCTTCTTCCCGTCGCCTGGCGCGCCAGTTGGGTGTGAATCTGGGCAAGGTGAAAGGCAGCGGTATTCGCGGTCGTATTACCAAGGATGATATTCGCAACTACGTCAAGGAAGCACTGAAGCGGGCCGAGCAAGTACCCGTTGCCAAGGCTGCCGTGACCGGCGGGACTGGTATTCCACCGATCCCGGCAGTCGATTTCAGCCAGTTTGGCGAAATCGAAATGGTCAAGATGAGCAAAATCAAGAAGGTGACGGCGGTTAATATGTCGCGTTCCTGGTTGAACGTGCCTCATGTGACCCAGTTCGACGAAGCTGATATCACCGATCTGGAAGAATTCCGCAAGTCAATGAAAGCGGAATCAGAAAAGGCGGGTGTCAAACTGACGCCGATGCCATTCCTGATCAAGGCGGCAGCGATGGCGCTGCGTGCAGAGCCAAGCTTTAACGTATCGCTGCACCACGACGGTGAGCATATGGTGCACAAGAACTACGTGCACATCGGTATTGCCTGCGATACACCAAACGGCCTGATGGTACCGGTACTGCGTGATGCTGATAAAAAGGGTATCTACCAGATTGCCAAGGAAACCAACGACCTGATCAAGGCCGCTCGAGATGGCAAGCTGAAACCTCGCGATATGCAGGGTGGCTGCTTCACCATCTCCAGTCTGGGTGCCATTGGTGGTACCGGCTTTACACCGATCGTGAATGCGCCAGAAGTGGCCATTCTGGGTGTTTCCAAGGCACAGATGAAACCGGTCTGGAATGGCAAGGAATTTGTTCCGCGCAATTTGCTGCCGCTGGCTGTGTCGTACGATCACCGTGCGATCAACGGTGCTGACTGTGGCCGCTTCTTTACCACGCTGGTGGCGATGATTGCGGATATCCGTCGAGTACTGTTGTAA
- the aceE gene encoding pyruvate dehydrogenase (acetyl-transferring), homodimeric type yields MTQDVDIYETQEWLDSLHATIRHSGPERAAFLLKALFDHALSKGVDLPAAITTPYRNTIAVDKERRMPGDLFMERRIRSLIRWNALAMVMRANDNDEGLGGHIASFSSAATLYDIGFNYFFRGNDDGHLGDLIYFQGHSSPGIYARSYLEGRFDESQLDNFRREVDGGGLSSYPHPWLMPDYWQFPTVSMGLGPIQAIYQAHVMRYLSARDLVARGDRKVWAFLGDGECDEPETLGAISLAGREQLENLVFVINCNLQRLDGPVRGNGKIMQELEGVFRGAGWNTIKVVWGRHWDVLLEKDKSGLLQKRMDEVCDGELQNYKANGGAYTREHFFGKYPELLELVKDMSDDDIFNLNRGGHDPFKVYAAYSEAMENKGSPTVILAQTVKGYGLGEAGEAVNPTHSVKKLDKAALRKFRDRFGIPLSDDELETVPYYRPAPDSPEMRYMKERRDKLNGVVPSRRADFEALKTPALEAFKGQLTGSGDREQSSTMAFVRVLSQLVKDKEVGKRIVPIVPDEARTFGMEGMFRQLGIYSSAGQKYTPHDSNQIMYYKEDKKGQIMEEGINEAGAMSAWVALATAYSNSACPMVPFYVFYSMFGFQRIGDLAWLAGDIQARGFLIGATAGRTTLNGEGLQHQDGHSHLMAHTIPNCRSYDPTYGFELAVIIQDGLKRMYEDKENCFYYITTMNENYVHPEMPVGAEDSIIKGMYLLKEGKKSSGPRVQLMGAGTILREVEAAAVMLREDYGVESDVWSLTSVNELARDGQACERWNLINSEAVQKVPYITQCLSEQDGPVILSTDYIKTYGEQLRAYVPGDFKVLGTDGFGRSDTRKKLRHFFEVDRSFVVLAALTSLAKQGKFDTAELPKVRQKLGIDANKADPTTV; encoded by the coding sequence ATGACACAAGATGTCGATATCTACGAAACACAAGAATGGCTCGATTCACTCCACGCTACCATTCGCCACTCAGGCCCCGAGCGTGCTGCCTTCTTGCTGAAAGCACTGTTTGATCACGCTCTGTCGAAAGGCGTCGACCTGCCCGCCGCCATTACTACACCGTATCGCAACACCATCGCTGTCGATAAGGAACGGCGTATGCCGGGCGACCTGTTTATGGAGCGCCGCATTCGCTCGCTGATTCGCTGGAATGCCTTGGCCATGGTGATGCGCGCTAACGACAATGATGAAGGCCTTGGTGGTCACATTGCATCGTTCTCTTCTGCGGCTACCCTGTATGACATCGGTTTTAACTACTTCTTCCGTGGCAACGATGATGGCCATCTTGGCGATCTGATCTACTTCCAGGGTCACTCTTCACCCGGTATCTACGCCCGTTCCTATCTGGAAGGCCGTTTTGATGAATCCCAACTGGACAACTTCCGTCGCGAAGTTGATGGCGGTGGTCTGTCTTCTTACCCGCATCCGTGGTTGATGCCGGACTACTGGCAGTTCCCGACCGTTTCCATGGGCCTTGGCCCGATCCAGGCGATTTATCAGGCGCACGTGATGCGTTACCTGTCCGCCCGTGATCTGGTCGCTCGTGGTGATCGTAAAGTGTGGGCATTCCTCGGTGACGGCGAGTGTGATGAGCCGGAAACACTGGGCGCTATCTCGTTGGCAGGCCGTGAGCAGCTGGAAAACCTGGTCTTCGTGATTAACTGTAACCTTCAGCGTCTGGATGGTCCTGTGCGTGGTAACGGCAAGATCATGCAAGAGCTGGAAGGTGTCTTCCGTGGTGCTGGCTGGAACACCATCAAGGTGGTCTGGGGTCGTCATTGGGATGTACTGCTGGAAAAAGACAAGTCCGGTCTGCTGCAGAAGCGTATGGACGAGGTGTGTGACGGCGAGTTGCAGAACTACAAGGCCAACGGTGGCGCTTACACCCGTGAGCACTTCTTTGGCAAATATCCAGAACTGCTGGAACTGGTCAAGGATATGTCGGACGACGACATCTTTAATCTGAACCGTGGTGGCCATGACCCATTCAAGGTCTACGCTGCTTACTCGGAAGCCATGGAGAACAAGGGATCACCAACCGTGATTCTGGCTCAGACGGTGAAAGGTTATGGTCTGGGTGAAGCAGGCGAGGCGGTAAACCCGACGCACTCGGTGAAGAAACTGGATAAAGCCGCACTGCGTAAATTCCGTGACCGTTTTGGTATCCCGCTGAGCGACGACGAACTGGAAACGGTTCCTTATTACCGTCCAGCGCCTGACAGCCCTGAAATGCGTTACATGAAGGAACGTCGTGACAAGCTGAACGGCGTTGTGCCTTCCCGTCGTGCCGATTTTGAAGCGTTGAAAACTCCGGCTCTGGAAGCCTTCAAAGGCCAGCTGACCGGTTCCGGTGATCGCGAGCAGTCGTCGACCATGGCATTTGTCCGGGTACTGTCGCAGCTGGTGAAAGACAAAGAAGTCGGCAAGCGTATTGTGCCTATCGTGCCTGACGAAGCCCGTACGTTCGGTATGGAGGGTATGTTCCGCCAACTGGGTATTTACTCCTCAGCCGGTCAGAAATATACCCCGCATGACTCCAATCAGATCATGTACTACAAGGAAGACAAGAAAGGCCAGATCATGGAGGAAGGCATCAACGAAGCCGGTGCCATGTCTGCCTGGGTAGCGTTGGCAACAGCTTACAGTAACAGTGCCTGCCCGATGGTACCGTTCTATGTTTTCTACTCAATGTTTGGTTTCCAGCGTATTGGTGACCTTGCCTGGCTGGCCGGTGATATCCAGGCCCGTGGCTTCCTGATTGGTGCCACTGCCGGTCGTACCACATTGAACGGCGAAGGTCTGCAGCACCAGGATGGCCATAGCCACCTGATGGCGCATACCATTCCAAACTGCAGGTCGTATGACCCTACCTATGGCTTCGAACTGGCGGTGATCATCCAGGATGGTCTCAAGCGTATGTACGAAGACAAGGAAAACTGCTTCTACTACATCACCACCATGAACGAGAACTACGTTCATCCGGAAATGCCAGTAGGTGCTGAAGACAGCATTATCAAAGGCATGTACTTGCTGAAAGAAGGCAAGAAATCCAGCGGGCCTCGTGTTCAGTTGATGGGTGCCGGTACGATTCTGCGTGAAGTGGAAGCCGCTGCGGTTATGTTGCGTGAAGACTATGGTGTTGAATCCGATGTCTGGAGTCTGACCAGTGTTAACGAACTGGCGCGTGATGGACAGGCCTGTGAGCGCTGGAACCTGATCAACTCTGAAGCAGTACAGAAAGTGCCGTACATCACCCAGTGTCTGAGTGAGCAGGACGGCCCGGTTATTCTGTCTACCGACTACATCAAGACCTATGGTGAACAACTGCGCGCCTATGTGCCGGGTGATTTCAAAGTGCTGGGCACCGATGGTTTCGGACGTTCGGATACCCGCAAAAAACTGCGTCACTTCTTTGAAGTCGACCGCAGCTTTGTGGTTCTGGCGGCACTGACCAGCCTGGCCAAGCAGGGCAAGTTCGACACAGCAGAGTTGCCAAAAGTGCGGCAGAAGCTGGGCATCGATGCCAACAAAGCTGATCCGACCACAGTTTGA
- a CDS encoding ATP-binding protein: protein MRKYLLPVVLLVGLGLVFLYMDRLLVAQQQASETIIAKTRINEVSNRLSAVVNQHLQLTYGLAAFVHAQPNFTEQEFEVFATSSQQNTDGVMSLQLAPGAVVRYMTNKEHHGKALGHDLLADPARRKIVKRAIDERRYVIAGPISLVQGGRAIIARNPIYLMGNEGEFFWGFATILLDIERLLLEAGLSKHEYWLDLAVRGKDALGAKGDVFFGDAKVFERDPVVASVILPGGSWQIGASRALDYHYLLPQRIVLWLVFCIVAPLLGWMFWHLMNEPAVLKREVAVATTELQEAYARSEAALTEAEVANKAKSEFLANMSHELRTPLNAIMGFATLIDTRTTEPHVHRYASQTLASARHLLALVNDILDFSRIQAVGIEIESKPFPLHRMLESVMDSLKALLGDKPVKAALTLDDDIPQCVCGDELRLTQILINFISNAAKFTAAGVVELAVQLIHLGEDHVRLRFLVNDTGRGIPANKLSLIFEQFQQVDGSDTRHYGGAGLGLSITRSLVEAMEGELLVSSEEDKGSQFGVSLTLALPDVGPEMSSSALAIAETEADQVDARPGTDLASGVPAPESLSLQGIGILIVDDNAVNRKLVSEMLGRRGATLVCAENGHEAVDVLLNGLQPIDIVLMDIQMPVLDGLEATRLLREYYQIDTPVIGLSANASAQDERISLEAGMNGYLSKPFRLEPLVALVQQLIKRDEC, encoded by the coding sequence ATGCGCAAATATTTGCTTCCTGTTGTGTTGCTGGTCGGCCTGGGTCTGGTCTTTTTGTACATGGATCGGCTGTTGGTTGCCCAGCAACAGGCCTCAGAGACCATTATTGCCAAGACCCGTATCAATGAGGTAAGTAACCGCCTGTCTGCCGTAGTGAACCAGCACCTGCAGTTGACCTATGGCTTGGCGGCTTTTGTTCATGCGCAACCAAATTTTACCGAACAGGAATTCGAGGTGTTTGCGACCAGTAGCCAGCAGAATACCGATGGCGTGATGAGCTTGCAGTTGGCGCCGGGCGCGGTCGTCCGTTATATGACCAACAAAGAACACCATGGCAAGGCGCTGGGTCACGATTTATTGGCGGATCCGGCGCGCCGGAAGATCGTCAAGCGTGCTATTGACGAACGTCGTTATGTCATTGCCGGGCCGATTTCCCTGGTTCAGGGGGGCAGAGCGATCATTGCCCGCAATCCGATTTATTTGATGGGCAATGAGGGCGAGTTTTTTTGGGGCTTCGCCACCATACTGCTCGATATCGAACGGTTGTTGCTGGAAGCCGGATTATCCAAGCATGAATACTGGCTGGATCTGGCTGTGCGTGGCAAGGATGCACTGGGCGCCAAGGGCGATGTGTTCTTTGGTGATGCCAAGGTATTTGAGCGAGATCCGGTGGTTGCATCGGTTATTTTGCCAGGAGGTTCTTGGCAAATAGGTGCCAGTCGGGCGCTGGATTACCACTACCTGTTGCCGCAACGGATTGTCTTGTGGCTGGTCTTTTGTATTGTCGCCCCTTTACTGGGCTGGATGTTCTGGCATTTGATGAACGAACCGGCAGTGCTCAAACGTGAAGTGGCGGTTGCCACCACCGAATTGCAGGAAGCTTATGCCCGAAGTGAGGCGGCATTGACGGAAGCGGAAGTGGCCAACAAGGCGAAGTCCGAGTTCCTTGCCAATATGAGCCATGAATTACGTACCCCACTGAATGCCATCATGGGGTTTGCGACCCTGATTGATACTCGAACAACCGAACCCCATGTGCACCGTTATGCCAGTCAGACGCTGGCGTCGGCGCGGCACTTGCTGGCTTTGGTGAATGATATTCTCGACTTTTCCAGAATTCAGGCAGTGGGTATTGAGATCGAATCAAAGCCGTTCCCGCTGCATCGTATGCTGGAAAGTGTGATGGACAGCCTCAAGGCCTTGCTGGGAGACAAGCCCGTCAAGGCAGCGTTGACCCTGGACGACGATATCCCGCAATGCGTCTGCGGTGATGAACTGAGATTGACCCAGATACTCATCAATTTTATCAGCAATGCGGCAAAGTTTACGGCGGCTGGTGTGGTTGAGCTGGCGGTACAACTGATCCATTTGGGTGAGGATCATGTCCGGCTCCGATTTTTGGTGAACGACACCGGTCGCGGTATTCCGGCAAACAAGCTGTCGCTGATTTTCGAGCAATTCCAGCAAGTGGATGGCTCGGATACTCGCCACTATGGCGGTGCCGGTCTCGGGTTGAGTATTACCCGTTCGCTGGTGGAAGCGATGGAAGGCGAATTGCTGGTGAGCAGTGAAGAAGATAAAGGCAGTCAATTTGGCGTGTCTTTGACTCTGGCATTGCCGGATGTTGGCCCTGAGATGTCTTCGTCAGCGCTTGCCATTGCAGAAACTGAGGCTGATCAGGTCGATGCACGTCCTGGCACAGACCTCGCCAGTGGTGTGCCAGCGCCGGAGTCGTTGTCGCTTCAGGGGATTGGCATCCTGATCGTTGATGATAACGCGGTGAATCGCAAGCTGGTCAGTGAAATGCTGGGCCGGCGTGGGGCGACCCTGGTGTGTGCAGAAAATGGTCATGAAGCGGTTGACGTCTTGCTGAACGGGCTACAGCCGATTGATATCGTACTGATGGACATTCAGATGCCCGTGTTGGACGGGCTTGAAGCAACGCGGCTGTTACGGGAGTACTACCAGATCGATACCCCGGTGATCGGGCTGTCGGCCAATGCTTCAGCGCAAGATGAACGGATTAGCCTGGAAGCCGGCATGAATGGCTATCTCAGCAAACCCTTCCGGCTGGAACCACTGGTGGCGCTGGTGCAGCAGCTGATCAAGCGGGATGAATGTTGA
- a CDS encoding (Fe-S)-binding protein codes for MTLSLSSRRRSYPSRPSRVYLMGTCLVDSFFPQAGMDAIAVLQSQGVEVVFPQAQTCCGQPAWNSGYENEARAVARRQLLAFAEDIPVVVMMGSCAGMVHLEYPALFRGQPEAPQAVALAARTYEFSEFLINVLDIQFESRGITNLTEQRVALHTSCSSRRGMGVAAEHRELVGRLPGVQVVEPARVTECCGFGGTFAVKQAEISAAMAHDKAMAMSATAADVITSADCGCLMNIGGTLDVLAAEGKARAMPTRHLATLVRASLDQTGGEA; via the coding sequence ATGACCCTTTCCCTGTCGTCACGGCGGCGCAGCTATCCATCCCGACCATCGCGGGTGTACCTGATGGGCACGTGTCTGGTCGACAGTTTTTTCCCCCAGGCGGGGATGGACGCGATTGCGGTTTTACAGAGCCAGGGCGTTGAGGTGGTGTTTCCACAAGCACAAACCTGTTGCGGCCAGCCAGCCTGGAATTCCGGTTACGAAAACGAAGCCCGCGCCGTTGCCCGGCGTCAGCTGTTAGCTTTTGCAGAGGACATTCCCGTTGTAGTGATGATGGGATCTTGTGCCGGTATGGTGCATCTGGAGTACCCGGCGCTGTTTCGTGGCCAGCCGGAAGCGCCGCAGGCGGTGGCGTTGGCAGCACGTACTTATGAGTTCTCCGAATTTCTGATTAACGTTCTCGATATTCAGTTTGAGTCTCGTGGTATTACCAACCTAACGGAGCAACGAGTGGCACTGCACACCTCTTGCTCGTCGCGGCGGGGCATGGGAGTGGCGGCCGAGCACCGGGAACTGGTCGGCCGTCTGCCGGGTGTTCAGGTGGTGGAGCCGGCGCGGGTTACCGAATGTTGTGGTTTTGGCGGCACTTTTGCGGTGAAGCAGGCGGAGATTTCGGCAGCGATGGCACACGACAAGGCCATGGCGATGTCAGCCACAGCGGCTGATGTGATTACCAGTGCTGATTGCGGCTGTCTGATGAATATTGGCGGCACGCTGGATGTACTGGCGGCCGAGGGCAAGGCCCGCGCCATGCCGACACGCCACCTGGCAACGCTGGTACGAGCATCCCTGGATCAGACCGGAGGTGAAGCATGA